One segment of Niveibacterium microcysteis DNA contains the following:
- a CDS encoding GNAT family N-acetyltransferase: MDELLPRPGWLSARPDGGAALSAPPNLAGEAPIVIDIEASGFGPRSYPIEIGLALGNNRALCTLVCPEAEWTHWDSSAEAIHHISRDSLFQHGRPAQHVAEVLNRELAGKVVYTDGWANDYTWLALLFDAAGRVPAFRLDNLRTLLSEEEANRWHDTKAQVQAELHVERHRASNDARVLQLTLLRLKHGLQPLSERGRSHEAHLLDEMAKLDALTLGDLIAAQSGLFSAETQREHHAAALACGGRVIAEHLQHSLAGYVLMRPYDTESWEILSINIHPWYRSTGLHRRLLTRTLAHLISRGAVTLRSRVLPGHEIAMRLHEKLGFAREREAADGSLHYLIRVSDLARRLRQA, encoded by the coding sequence GTGGATGAGCTTCTTCCGCGACCCGGATGGCTATCTGCTCGCCCTGATGGAGGAGCGGCGCTGAGCGCCCCGCCGAACCTCGCCGGCGAGGCGCCGATCGTCATCGACATCGAGGCCTCCGGCTTCGGTCCGCGCAGCTATCCGATCGAAATCGGACTCGCGCTGGGTAACAACCGGGCGCTGTGCACCCTGGTCTGCCCAGAAGCGGAATGGACCCACTGGGACAGCAGCGCCGAAGCGATTCACCATATCTCGCGCGATAGCCTGTTTCAGCACGGGCGCCCGGCGCAGCATGTGGCCGAAGTCCTCAACCGCGAGCTGGCGGGCAAGGTTGTGTATACCGACGGCTGGGCCAACGACTACACCTGGCTGGCGCTGCTGTTCGACGCCGCAGGGCGCGTGCCGGCCTTCCGCCTCGATAACCTGCGTACGCTGCTGAGCGAGGAAGAAGCCAATCGCTGGCACGACACCAAGGCGCAAGTTCAGGCTGAACTGCATGTCGAACGCCACCGCGCGAGCAACGATGCGCGCGTGCTGCAGCTGACCCTGCTGCGCCTCAAGCACGGCCTGCAGCCGCTGAGCGAGCGCGGACGCAGCCACGAGGCGCATCTGCTCGACGAGATGGCGAAGCTCGACGCGCTGACGCTGGGCGACCTGATCGCCGCGCAAAGCGGTCTCTTCTCCGCCGAAACCCAGCGCGAACATCACGCCGCGGCCCTCGCATGCGGTGGGCGCGTGATCGCCGAACACCTGCAACACAGCCTGGCCGGATACGTACTGATGCGCCCTTACGATACCGAGAGCTGGGAAATCCTCTCGATCAACATTCACCCTTGGTACCGCAGCACCGGCCTGCATCGGCGGCTGCTCACGCGGACCCTGGCGCACCTGATCTCGCGCGGCGCGGTAACGCTGCGCAGCCGCGTGCTGCCCGGCCACGAGATCGCAATGCGCCTGCATGAGAAGCTCGGTTTCGCACGCGAACGTGAAGCCGCAGACGGCAGCCTCCACTACCTGATCCGCGTGTCAGACCTCGCGCGGCGGCTCAGGCAAGCCTGA
- the napF gene encoding ferredoxin-type protein NapF yields the protein MDPTRRRFLGGARPTATQRYLPPWAGDAQGFLHRCTRCGDCVSACPIGLLALDAEGYPSPQFDQAACSLCGECVVACLPRALDRSEGRAAFAHVAQVGPGCLALQGVECRVCGGACEVTAITFRPQLRAVAQPAIDASLCTGCGACVGVCPSHAVALRAPSESVAGE from the coding sequence ATGGATCCAACACGACGTCGATTCCTCGGGGGCGCGCGCCCCACCGCCACACAACGCTACCTGCCGCCGTGGGCCGGCGACGCGCAAGGCTTCCTGCACCGCTGCACACGTTGCGGCGATTGCGTGAGCGCGTGCCCGATCGGCTTGCTTGCGTTGGACGCGGAAGGCTATCCGTCGCCGCAGTTCGACCAGGCGGCGTGCAGCCTTTGCGGCGAATGTGTCGTGGCCTGTTTGCCGCGCGCGCTCGATCGCAGCGAGGGGCGCGCGGCGTTTGCGCATGTAGCGCAAGTTGGCCCGGGGTGTCTTGCGCTGCAAGGGGTGGAGTGTCGGGTATGCGGCGGAGCATGTGAGGTGACGGCGATTACGTTCCGACCCCAGCTCCGTGCAGTTGCCCAGCCGGCCATCGATGCCTCGCTCTGTACCGGCTGCGGCGCGTGTGTTGGGGTGTGTCCAAGTCATGCGGTGGCCTTGCGGGCACCGTCCGAATCAGTCGCGGGGGAATGA
- a CDS encoding thermonuclease family protein, whose translation MSIRSISKRRFLISLVAFAALFGSLGAQARGGRFNGEVRAVDDGDTLHVRDRSGNVRRVRLAYVDAPEHDQPWGREAGENLKRLALGASVTVEWRERDQYGRYVGVAWVTSPDMPCAGRADCPHNLDLGHAQIAAGLAWWYRAYAKRQDPQAQGQYDFSEQEARRRRIGLWRDASPIPPWVWRSGWRG comes from the coding sequence ATGTCGATCCGATCGATCTCTAAGCGCCGCTTCCTGATTTCGCTCGTCGCGTTCGCCGCGCTGTTCGGCAGCCTTGGCGCGCAGGCCCGTGGCGGCCGCTTCAACGGCGAGGTGCGCGCGGTGGACGACGGCGACACACTGCATGTGCGCGATCGCAGCGGCAACGTACGGCGGGTGCGCCTCGCCTACGTGGATGCGCCCGAGCACGACCAGCCCTGGGGCCGTGAGGCGGGTGAGAACCTCAAACGCCTCGCGCTCGGCGCATCGGTCACCGTTGAATGGCGTGAGCGCGATCAGTACGGCCGCTATGTCGGCGTTGCATGGGTCACTTCGCCCGACATGCCCTGCGCCGGCCGCGCCGACTGCCCGCACAACCTCGATCTCGGTCACGCGCAAATCGCCGCTGGCCTCGCCTGGTGGTATCGCGCCTACGCCAAGCGCCAGGATCCGCAGGCGCAGGGGCAGTACGACTTCTCGGAACAAGAAGCGCGTCGCCGCCGCATCGGCCTCTGGCGCGACGCCTCGCCGATTCCGCCCTGGGTCTGGCGCAGCGGTTGGCGGGGTTGA
- a CDS encoding VOC family protein → MSTHLSSLGQIALHVADADASERFYRDALGLPFLFRSGNLVFFDCAGVRLMLQGGPAPRSPGNTVCLYFKVPAIEPAMDELSDLGVEFEGAPQLIARMPDHELWMSFFRDPDGYLLALMEERR, encoded by the coding sequence ATGAGCACCCACCTATCCAGCCTCGGACAGATCGCCCTGCATGTGGCCGATGCCGACGCCTCCGAGCGCTTCTACCGCGACGCGCTCGGCCTGCCCTTCCTGTTCCGCTCCGGCAATCTGGTGTTCTTCGACTGCGCGGGTGTGCGGCTGATGCTGCAAGGCGGCCCGGCGCCGCGCTCCCCCGGCAACACGGTGTGCCTCTACTTCAAGGTGCCGGCGATCGAGCCGGCCATGGACGAACTGAGCGACCTCGGCGTCGAGTTTGAAGGGGCCCCGCAGCTGATCGCCCGCATGCCGGACCATGAGTTGTGGATGAGCTTCTTCCGCGACCCGGATGGCTATCTGCTCGCCCTGATGGAGGAGCGGCGCTGA
- a CDS encoding MAPEG family protein codes for MKISFLCILIAAIQPFLWAGAAKFGGQRSGTRYDNRAPRDTLAHLSGWPQRANWAQQNSFEAFPIFAAAVLMAYAAGVPAALIDFWAVCFIVARFAYFACYVANLATLRSLVWFAGVIACVRLMCAAI; via the coding sequence ATGAAGATCAGCTTCCTGTGCATCCTGATCGCTGCCATCCAGCCCTTCCTGTGGGCAGGCGCAGCGAAATTCGGCGGGCAACGCAGTGGCACCCGCTACGACAATCGCGCCCCGCGCGACACATTGGCGCACCTGAGCGGCTGGCCACAGCGGGCGAACTGGGCGCAGCAGAACAGCTTCGAGGCATTTCCGATTTTCGCGGCGGCGGTGCTGATGGCGTACGCCGCCGGGGTGCCCGCGGCACTGATCGACTTCTGGGCGGTGTGCTTCATCGTCGCGCGCTTTGCCTACTTCGCCTGCTACGTCGCCAACCTCGCGACGCTGCGTAGCCTGGTCTGGTTCGCCGGCGTCATCGCCTGCGTGCGGCTGATGTGCGCGGCAATTTGA
- a CDS encoding chaperone NapD yields the protein MNSMRIVGLVIRAKPEHLDSVSTALTALPGVEIHGRDDDAGKLVVTVEDVPGAATTETLTQVQLVEHLVCLTLAYEYSDHEPEGAATTAAPAATQPDTCEAAAHAG from the coding sequence ATGAACAGCATGCGAATCGTCGGGTTGGTGATACGCGCAAAGCCGGAGCATCTGGATTCCGTCAGCACAGCGCTGACGGCCTTGCCGGGCGTTGAGATCCACGGGCGGGACGACGATGCCGGCAAGCTCGTCGTCACAGTTGAAGATGTCCCCGGCGCAGCAACGACCGAGACCCTTACGCAAGTGCAACTGGTGGAACATCTCGTGTGCCTCACGCTCGCCTACGAATACTCCGACCACGAACCGGAAGGCGCAGCCACGACGGCAGCCCCGGCCGCTACCCAACCCGATACATGCGAGGCCGCAGCCCACGCGGGCTGA
- a CDS encoding class I SAM-dependent rRNA methyltransferase → MAQLILKPGKERSVMRRHPWIFAGSVASVSGRARGGDTVDVVSERGIVLGRAAYSPASQIRARMWSFDAETPIDHAFFKRTVAAAVARRTAHPMLAGQDGMRLIHGESDGLPGVIADRYRDTIVLQLTSAGADRWRDAIVAGLLQATGCANIYERSDSEVRTLEGLEPTVGVLAGSEPDPDLAIEEHGVLLGVDAVSGHKTGFYLDQRENRRLTRDLARDRSVLNCFCYTGGFSLQALAGGAREVLSIDSSAHALASAQRNVERNPQLDATRATWWEADVFAALRELRAEGRRFDLIVLDPPKFAPSAAHAQRASRAYKDINLLGFRLLNPGGILMSYSCSGGIGQELFQNILSGAASDAGRDAQIIHRLCAAPDHPIGLAFPEGEYLKGLVCQVV, encoded by the coding sequence ATGGCCCAACTCATTCTCAAGCCCGGCAAGGAGCGCTCCGTCATGCGCCGCCACCCCTGGATCTTCGCCGGCTCGGTCGCGAGCGTGTCCGGCAGGGCGCGCGGCGGTGACACGGTCGATGTGGTCTCCGAGCGTGGCATCGTGCTTGGCCGCGCAGCCTACTCACCGGCGTCGCAGATCCGAGCGCGGATGTGGAGTTTCGACGCCGAAACACCGATCGACCATGCCTTCTTCAAGCGCACCGTCGCCGCCGCGGTGGCACGCCGCACGGCACACCCGATGCTCGCCGGGCAGGATGGCATGCGACTGATCCACGGCGAATCCGATGGCCTGCCGGGCGTGATCGCGGATCGCTATCGCGACACCATCGTGCTGCAACTCACCAGCGCCGGCGCCGACCGCTGGCGTGATGCCATCGTCGCCGGGCTGCTGCAGGCCACTGGTTGCGCCAACATCTACGAGCGCTCGGATTCCGAGGTGCGCACGCTGGAAGGGCTGGAGCCCACCGTCGGCGTACTTGCCGGCAGCGAGCCTGATCCGGATCTGGCGATCGAGGAACACGGCGTGCTGCTCGGTGTGGACGCCGTGAGCGGCCACAAGACCGGCTTCTACCTCGACCAGCGCGAAAACCGCCGCCTGACGCGCGACCTGGCACGCGACCGCAGCGTGCTCAACTGCTTCTGCTACACCGGCGGCTTCTCGCTGCAGGCGCTGGCGGGTGGTGCGCGCGAGGTGCTGTCGATTGACTCGTCGGCCCATGCGCTGGCGAGCGCCCAGCGCAATGTGGAGCGCAACCCGCAGCTGGACGCCACGCGCGCCACCTGGTGGGAGGCCGACGTCTTCGCTGCGCTGCGTGAATTGCGTGCGGAGGGCCGCCGTTTCGATCTGATCGTGCTCGATCCGCCCAAGTTCGCACCCAGTGCCGCACATGCACAGCGTGCCTCGCGCGCCTACAAGGACATCAATCTGCTCGGCTTCCGGCTGCTCAATCCGGGCGGCATCCTGATGAGCTATTCCTGCTCAGGCGGCATCGGGCAGGAACTGTTCCAGAACATCCTGTCCGGCGCGGCGTCGGATGCCGGGCGCGACGCACAGATCATCCATCGGCTCTGCGCGGCGCCAGACCATCCGATCGGCCTCGCTTTCCCTGAGGGCGAGTACCTCAAGGGCCTGGTTTGTCAGGTGGTTTGA
- a CDS encoding primosomal protein N' encodes MNSVVRVALPVPLPRSFDYLAPVDISVADIGRLVRVPFASGEKIGVILALPDLAAVDPARLKPLGPVLREVPALPADWLALVQFAARYYHHPLGEAVAVALPPGLRGAELMDDRSADPWLMLNEAGRAALASPGRASRVRALAEHLIAGEQPRSALVEAFGAAAVREARQRGWVDEAPSCAKADLSDAPTLNDEQTAAVEAVWSAAERFSPFLLHGITGSGKTEVYLRLIERALAAGKQALLLVPEIGLTPQLEARVAARFPRARRVALHSGATDGARCRGFIAALDGSADIVIGTRLSVFSPLPRLGLILIDEEHDASYKQQDGLRYSARDLAVWRAQQAGVPIVLGSATPSLETWQAAQSGRYRMLRLERRAAAAAPPTVRLIDTRRIKLKDGLSPPMEAAISARIERGEQSLIFLNRRGYAPVLACPACNWVSDCDHCSAHRVFHLSERILRCHHCGTEAPVPRACPQCGNQDLHGFGRGTQRVEEYLAARFPHARILRADRDSIKTPAHWAALRHAIEAGEADILVGTQMLAKGHDFPKLTLVGVIGADASLFAADYRAPERLFQQLMQVGGRAGRAGLAGEVLIQTEFPEHPLFDALRRQDFDGFANAQLEERAQAHFPPCGAQAVLRAEAPEVAQAIDFLNMAREAAEPYADAVRLYDAVPMRLVRRARLERAQLVIEADTRGALQQLLAHWVPLLHAMKSPRALRWHVDVDPIDL; translated from the coding sequence TTGAATTCTGTCGTTCGCGTCGCGCTGCCAGTGCCTCTGCCGCGCAGCTTTGACTACCTGGCGCCGGTGGATATCTCCGTGGCTGATATCGGCCGCCTTGTGCGCGTACCGTTCGCAAGCGGCGAAAAGATCGGTGTGATCCTTGCGCTGCCCGACCTCGCGGCGGTTGATCCGGCGCGCCTCAAACCGCTCGGGCCGGTCCTTCGCGAGGTGCCGGCGCTGCCGGCCGACTGGCTGGCGCTGGTGCAGTTCGCTGCGCGTTACTACCACCACCCGCTCGGTGAAGCGGTTGCGGTGGCGCTGCCGCCCGGTCTGCGCGGTGCCGAACTGATGGACGACCGCAGCGCAGATCCGTGGCTGATGCTCAACGAGGCCGGCCGTGCGGCGCTGGCCAGTCCGGGCCGTGCGTCGCGCGTGCGCGCGCTTGCCGAACACCTGATCGCGGGCGAACAGCCGCGCTCGGCGCTGGTCGAGGCCTTCGGTGCCGCCGCAGTGCGCGAAGCTCGCCAGCGCGGCTGGGTCGACGAGGCGCCTTCCTGCGCCAAGGCTGATCTCAGCGACGCACCCACACTCAATGACGAGCAGACTGCAGCCGTCGAGGCCGTATGGAGCGCGGCCGAGCGGTTTTCCCCGTTTCTGCTGCATGGCATCACCGGCAGCGGGAAGACCGAGGTCTACCTGCGCCTGATCGAACGGGCGCTCGCCGCCGGCAAGCAGGCCTTGCTGCTGGTGCCGGAGATCGGCCTCACGCCACAACTCGAAGCCCGCGTGGCGGCGCGCTTTCCGCGTGCGCGTCGCGTGGCCCTGCACAGCGGCGCGACCGATGGCGCGCGTTGCCGCGGCTTCATCGCCGCCCTCGATGGCAGCGCCGACATCGTGATCGGCACCCGGCTGTCAGTGTTCAGCCCTTTGCCGCGGCTCGGTCTGATCCTGATCGACGAAGAGCACGACGCCTCCTACAAACAGCAGGACGGCCTGCGCTACTCGGCGCGCGACCTGGCAGTGTGGCGGGCGCAGCAGGCTGGCGTGCCGATCGTGTTGGGATCGGCAACCCCCTCGCTGGAAACCTGGCAGGCGGCGCAGAGCGGGCGCTACCGCATGCTGCGGCTGGAGCGTCGCGCCGCAGCGGCCGCGCCGCCAACGGTGCGCCTGATCGACACGCGCCGTATCAAGCTGAAGGACGGCCTGTCGCCGCCGATGGAGGCCGCAATCTCTGCGCGGATCGAGCGCGGCGAGCAGAGCCTCATTTTCCTCAACCGGCGCGGTTATGCGCCGGTGCTGGCCTGCCCGGCCTGCAACTGGGTCAGCGACTGCGATCACTGTTCGGCGCACCGCGTGTTCCACCTCTCCGAACGCATCCTGCGCTGCCACCATTGCGGCACTGAAGCGCCGGTGCCGCGTGCCTGCCCGCAATGTGGCAATCAGGATCTGCACGGTTTCGGGCGCGGCACGCAGCGCGTCGAGGAATACCTTGCCGCGCGCTTCCCGCATGCACGCATCCTGCGGGCCGACCGCGACAGCATCAAGACGCCGGCGCACTGGGCGGCACTGCGCCATGCGATTGAAGCCGGCGAGGCCGACATCCTCGTCGGTACGCAGATGCTCGCGAAGGGGCACGACTTTCCGAAGCTGACGCTGGTCGGCGTGATCGGCGCGGACGCCTCGCTGTTCGCCGCGGACTATCGCGCGCCGGAGCGCCTCTTCCAGCAGTTGATGCAGGTCGGCGGGCGCGCGGGGCGTGCCGGGCTCGCCGGCGAAGTGCTGATCCAGACCGAGTTTCCGGAACACCCGCTGTTTGATGCCTTGCGTCGGCAGGATTTCGACGGCTTCGCCAACGCGCAGCTCGAAGAGCGCGCGCAGGCGCATTTCCCGCCTTGCGGCGCGCAGGCCGTGTTGCGCGCCGAGGCGCCCGAAGTCGCGCAGGCGATCGACTTCCTCAACATGGCGCGCGAAGCCGCCGAGCCCTATGCCGACGCAGTGAGGCTGTACGACGCGGTGCCGATGCGGCTGGTGCGGCGCGCACGGCTGGAGCGCGCACAACTCGTGATCGAAGCCGACACCCGCGGCGCGCTGCAGCAGTTGCTCGCGCACTGGGTGCCGCTGCTGCACGCAATGAAATCGCCGCGCGCGCTGCGCTGGCATGTCGATGTCGATCCGATCGATCTCTAA